A single Chiroxiphia lanceolata isolate bChiLan1 chromosome 25, bChiLan1.pri, whole genome shotgun sequence DNA region contains:
- the MLN gene encoding promotilin codes for MVSRKVVAGLLLVYLVSLLAEQAEGFMPFFTHSDFQKMQEKERNRGGQKKSLSSLQQLDEEGSSEQPGVGASTARAIQQAVPVRPGMWLTPRQLEKYQDALEKVLAELLQDTPDDD; via the exons ATGGTTTCAAGGAAGGTGGTGGCTGGTTTGCTCCTGGTGTACCTGGTGTCTCTGCTGGCTGAACAGGCTGAAGGCTTCATGCCCTTCTTCACCCACAGTGACTTCCAGAAAATGCAG gagaaggagaggaacaGGGGAGGGCAGAAGAAATCCCtgagctccctgcagcagctggacgAGGAAGGCTCCTCTGAGCAGCCCGGTGTgggtgccagcacagccagggccaTCCAG CAGGCTGTTCCTGTCAGACCTGGGATGTGGCTCACCCCAAGGCAGCTGGAAAAATACCAAGATGCCCTGGAGaaagtgctggcagagctgttaCAGGACACTCCAGACG atgaCTGA